The proteins below are encoded in one region of bacterium:
- a CDS encoding putative quinol monooxygenase → MINVIASIRVTPEGKAKFLEIFKDNVPAVRAEAGCLEYRPTVDAETGLPPQRLDATVVTIIEKWSSLDALRAHLDAPHMATYREKVKTLVVGVELKVLQDA, encoded by the coding sequence ATGATTAATGTGATTGCCTCGATCCGTGTTACCCCCGAAGGAAAAGCCAAATTCCTGGAGATTTTTAAAGACAACGTTCCCGCCGTAAGGGCCGAGGCGGGGTGTCTGGAATACCGCCCGACCGTAGATGCCGAGACCGGGCTGCCGCCGCAACGGTTGGATGCAACCGTGGTGACGATCATCGAAAAGTGGAGCAGCCTGGACGCACTACGCGCCCACCTGGATGCCCCCCACATGGCAACCTATCGCGAAAAGGTCAAAACGCTGGTAGTGG
- a CDS encoding Gfo/Idh/MocA family oxidoreductase, giving the protein MANAAVSTESLGGEKKIEYKGKKLRVAIVGCGGISELHLRTFAGMPDVEIVAGVDIKPERLALMQEKYGIKKLYSDWKVMLKEIKPDAVDVCTPNGVHAQAAIDASNAGCHVITEKPMAMSPAECAKMIAAAKKAGKLLVTGFQYRYHPVTQMIKRFREEGQFGNIMFVKCQALRRRGIPNWGVFGQKELQGGGPMIDIGVHVIEMAHYAMGRPRPVAATGNVWTYMGNKKSNVVSAWPNWDWKTYTVEDLAIGHIRFENGAVLHIEASFCGHIEKDVWNFNMIGDKGGCNWDPAAVFTDQAGTMVNMTPSWLPAGDFPSMFNSKLRNFVDGCLKGTALEAPGEDGLAIQKILDGIYRSSAAGKEVKID; this is encoded by the coding sequence ATGGCGAATGCGGCAGTGTCAACGGAGTCTTTGGGTGGCGAAAAGAAGATCGAGTACAAGGGGAAGAAATTGAGAGTGGCCATCGTGGGGTGTGGCGGCATTTCCGAACTTCACTTGAGAACGTTTGCCGGTATGCCTGATGTTGAAATCGTGGCGGGCGTGGATATCAAACCTGAACGCCTGGCGCTGATGCAGGAAAAGTATGGCATCAAAAAACTGTATTCAGACTGGAAGGTCATGCTGAAGGAAATCAAGCCTGACGCTGTGGATGTCTGCACGCCGAATGGCGTCCATGCCCAGGCGGCAATTGATGCCTCCAACGCGGGATGTCATGTCATCACCGAAAAGCCCATGGCCATGAGTCCGGCGGAATGCGCCAAAATGATTGCGGCCGCCAAAAAGGCCGGCAAGTTGTTGGTGACCGGCTTCCAATATCGCTATCACCCCGTAACCCAGATGATCAAGCGCTTCCGGGAAGAAGGGCAATTCGGCAATATCATGTTTGTGAAATGTCAGGCGCTGCGGCGCCGCGGCATCCCTAACTGGGGTGTGTTTGGCCAGAAGGAATTGCAAGGGGGCGGACCGATGATTGACATCGGCGTGCATGTGATCGAAATGGCCCATTATGCCATGGGGCGTCCGCGTCCGGTGGCCGCCACGGGTAACGTCTGGACTTACATGGGCAACAAGAAGAGCAATGTGGTCAGCGCCTGGCCGAACTGGGATTGGAAGACCTACACCGTCGAAGATCTGGCCATCGGTCATATCCGCTTTGAAAACGGGGCGGTGCTTCATATTGAGGCGAGTTTCTGCGGCCATATTGAGAAGGATGTCTGGAATTTCAACATGATCGGCGACAAGGGCGGTTGCAACTGGGACCCCGCCGCGGTCTTCACCGATCAGGCGGGTACGATGGTCAACATGACCCCTTCCTGGTTACCGGCAGGTGACTTCCCCTCGATGTTCAACAGTAAGTTGCGGAACTTCGTGGATGGCTGTCTCAAGGGGACGGCCCTCGAAGCCCCGGGTGAAGATGGCCTCGCCATCCAGAAAATCCTCGACGGGATCTACCGCTCTTCCGCCGCAGGCAAGGAAGTCAAGATTGACTAA
- a CDS encoding glycosyltransferase family 4 protein, producing the protein MNILFLAPHPFYQERGTPIAVNLLLQALSRQGHTVDVLTYHEGSDVTHPGITLHRIRRPLFARNVPPGPSLKKILCDLVMLPTALKMARTKRYDLVHAVEESVYMAMLIQRRYGIPYLYDMDSSLARQIAEKFGFLKFLLPLMARTEGAAIKRALGVVPVCDALADIARAEGARHITLLRDISLLQPASEADRTTVQQLIPDHHRPRLMYLGNLETYQGADLLLESFACFIQDGGQADLIIAGGKTADVTRYQEKAATLGIQACTQFLGHQPVSRMAALFEAADILVSPRIKGNNTPMKIYSYLASGKAILATALPTHTQVLTPDVALLAPATVEAFAAAMTTLANNTALREQLGQSASTLARQSYSQTSFLKTAQGLYDWVNTELTGHAKV; encoded by the coding sequence ATGAACATCCTTTTCCTTGCTCCCCACCCCTTCTATCAGGAACGCGGCACGCCCATTGCCGTCAACCTGTTGCTGCAGGCCCTCTCCCGGCAAGGCCACACCGTCGACGTCCTGACCTATCACGAGGGGTCGGACGTCACCCATCCCGGCATCACGCTTCATCGGATCCGCCGCCCCCTCTTTGCCCGGAATGTCCCGCCCGGGCCTTCGTTGAAGAAAATCCTCTGCGATCTGGTGATGCTTCCCACCGCCCTCAAGATGGCACGCACCAAGCGCTATGATCTCGTCCACGCCGTGGAAGAGTCGGTCTATATGGCCATGCTCATCCAACGGCGCTATGGTATTCCTTACCTGTACGACATGGATTCCTCGCTCGCGCGCCAGATCGCGGAAAAATTCGGATTCCTCAAATTCCTGCTTCCCCTGATGGCCCGGACCGAAGGCGCGGCCATCAAACGGGCGCTCGGGGTCGTGCCCGTATGCGACGCCCTCGCGGATATTGCCCGTGCAGAGGGCGCCCGCCACATCACTCTCCTGCGCGATATCTCGTTGTTGCAGCCGGCCTCCGAGGCGGATCGCACGACCGTTCAACAACTGATCCCCGATCATCACCGGCCCCGCTTGATGTATCTGGGAAACCTTGAGACCTACCAGGGGGCCGACCTCCTGCTGGAAAGTTTCGCCTGCTTTATTCAAGACGGAGGACAGGCCGACCTGATCATCGCCGGCGGCAAAACCGCGGACGTCACGCGATACCAGGAGAAAGCCGCCACGCTGGGAATACAGGCCTGCACGCAATTCCTCGGGCACCAGCCGGTCAGCCGCATGGCCGCCCTCTTTGAAGCCGCGGATATCCTGGTCTCCCCCCGCATCAAGGGCAACAACACCCCCATGAAAATTTATTCCTATCTTGCTTCCGGCAAAGCCATCCTCGCCACCGCCCTGCCCACCCATACCCAGGTGCTCACCCCGGACGTGGCGCTCCTTGCCCCGGCCACCGTGGAGGCCTTTGCCGCAGCCATGACAACATTGGCAAACAACACCGCCCTGCGAGAACAACTGGGACAATCGGCAAGCACCCTCGCCCGGCAATCATATTCCCAGACGTCATTCTTGAAAACGGCCCAAGGCTTGTACGACTGGGTCAACACCGAACTCACCGGCCATGCGAAAGTCTGA
- a CDS encoding AtpZ/AtpI family protein: MMRKLFTGPGERNELGRALMLGMNFAVGMALFSFLGYYLDSKRGAGAMFFTICGIVLGLAYGAYEVWIVIRMLNEQARRATTPAPKEERK; encoded by the coding sequence ATGATGCGAAAATTATTTACCGGTCCCGGCGAGCGCAACGAACTGGGCCGGGCCTTGATGTTGGGGATGAATTTTGCGGTCGGGATGGCACTTTTCTCATTTCTAGGCTATTACCTTGATTCGAAACGGGGAGCCGGCGCGATGTTTTTCACGATCTGCGGGATCGTGCTGGGCTTGGCCTATGGTGCTTATGAGGTGTGGATTGTGATCCGGATGCTTAATGAACAGGCACGCAGGGCAACGACCCCCGCGCCCAAAGAGGAACGGAAATAG
- the atpB gene encoding F0F1 ATP synthase subunit A, with the protein MQTNTIDAVNLVQAKGDAVQAYMMHHVMNSSTWAWLPHFHTTLPGGLTVHAVMMVSVALALIVVLGMLGRRKETVPTGLLNAVEALAKYIRDEMVIPFLGEKDGRKMAPMFCTLFFFILIMNLVGLIPCMYTATSNLGVTAALALVTLGFMIFGAIYRNGVVAFFKGFVPPGIPAPMLIMIVPIEFVSMFIRAMALAIRLFANMLSGHLVVYSMLGLIVTYGVWASPALVGALGIYVLDVFVSFLQAYIFTLLSAIFIGERYHPAH; encoded by the coding sequence ATGCAAACAAATACAATTGATGCCGTGAATCTGGTGCAGGCAAAAGGGGATGCGGTTCAAGCCTACATGATGCATCACGTCATGAACTCTTCCACCTGGGCCTGGTTGCCGCATTTTCACACCACGCTTCCCGGGGGATTGACGGTGCATGCGGTGATGATGGTCTCCGTGGCGCTTGCATTGATCGTGGTGCTGGGGATGCTGGGACGCCGGAAGGAGACGGTCCCTACCGGACTATTGAATGCCGTTGAAGCTCTGGCCAAGTATATTCGCGATGAGATGGTGATTCCGTTTCTGGGTGAGAAGGACGGTCGGAAAATGGCCCCGATGTTTTGTACCCTGTTTTTTTTCATCCTGATCATGAACCTGGTCGGGCTGATTCCCTGCATGTATACCGCGACCTCGAACCTCGGGGTCACGGCGGCACTGGCCCTGGTAACCCTCGGCTTCATGATTTTCGGGGCCATCTACCGCAATGGCGTGGTCGCCTTTTTCAAGGGGTTTGTCCCTCCGGGGATTCCTGCGCCAATGCTGATTATGATTGTTCCCATTGAATTCGTGAGTATGTTTATCCGCGCGATGGCCTTGGCGATTCGTTTGTTTGCCAATATGCTCTCCGGGCATCTGGTTGTTTACTCCATGCTGGGCTTGATCGTGACGTATGGGGTGTGGGCCTCTCCCGCGCTGGTGGGGGCGTTGGGGATCTACGTGCTTGATGTGTTTGTGTCATTTTTGCAGGCGTATATTTTTACGTTACTGTCCGCGATTTTTATCGGGGAACGGTATCATCCGGCTCATTAA
- the atpE gene encoding ATP synthase F0 subunit C, producing the protein MLTGSVSGIGAGLVAIGAGLGIGLVGAAAVGAMARQPEMAPKIQVTMLIVAALVEGTALFCAVICLMGK; encoded by the coding sequence ATGTTAACAGGGTCAGTATCGGGAATTGGTGCGGGTTTGGTTGCAATTGGTGCGGGGTTGGGCATTGGCCTGGTGGGAGCCGCGGCGGTCGGCGCCATGGCAAGGCAGCCTGAAATGGCGCCCAAAATCCAGGTGACAATGTTGATTGTTGCCGCCTTGGTTGAGGGAACGGCCCTGTTTTGTGCCGTCATCTGTTTGATGGGAAAGTAA
- the atpF gene encoding F0F1 ATP synthase subunit B, whose translation MEDAVQTQAGTETPAAEPHGSSPNVMDVSGRMMGLTWLTFIILTVVLYKVAWKPILKMLDMREKSIRDALAQAETARLGAEAAVAQNREMIQAAEKESQRLVAEARVAAQESARLIREQAEQKTRALVEDAGREIATATEQARLVLRKETTELAISLAGKILAANMDTERNRTLVNDISKEMQHL comes from the coding sequence ATGGAAGACGCCGTTCAAACTCAGGCTGGGACAGAAACCCCGGCAGCGGAGCCCCATGGGAGCTCCCCGAACGTTATGGACGTGTCCGGGCGCATGATGGGCCTGACGTGGCTCACCTTCATCATATTGACGGTGGTGCTCTACAAGGTTGCCTGGAAACCGATCCTTAAAATGCTTGATATGCGGGAGAAATCCATCCGGGATGCACTGGCTCAAGCGGAGACGGCCCGTCTCGGGGCGGAAGCCGCCGTGGCGCAGAATCGGGAGATGATCCAGGCGGCCGAGAAAGAGTCACAGCGGTTGGTGGCGGAGGCGCGGGTGGCGGCTCAGGAATCGGCCCGGCTCATTCGCGAACAGGCGGAACAGAAGACCCGGGCGCTGGTGGAGGACGCGGGTCGCGAAATTGCCACCGCGACCGAGCAGGCGCGTTTGGTCCTGCGCAAGGAAACGACGGAGTTGGCCATTTCGCTCGCTGGTAAAATCCTTGCGGCGAATATGGACACCGAGCGCAACCGGACGCTGGTCAATGATATTTCCAAGGAGATGCAGCACCTATGA
- the atpH gene encoding ATP synthase F1 subunit delta has protein sequence MKLRSRAAHRYAQALHDLATGGAVLEVVGGDLASIQKDLDGSGDLRVFLGNYRHASARRAETLEALFAARVHPLVWRFIRFLESKRRLGLLGDICLDFKEQEERRQGILRGRLTSAFALSAGQVQDIAVQAGSRISKQLILETEENPELLGGCRLQVGDTVYDFSLAAQLRMIRQTMMAG, from the coding sequence ATGAAGCTGCGTTCCAGAGCGGCCCACCGGTATGCCCAGGCCTTGCACGACCTCGCGACAGGGGGGGCGGTGCTGGAGGTGGTCGGGGGCGATCTGGCCTCGATTCAAAAGGATCTGGACGGGTCCGGTGATCTCCGGGTGTTTCTGGGAAATTACCGGCACGCTTCGGCGAGGCGGGCGGAAACCCTGGAGGCCCTTTTCGCCGCCCGGGTTCATCCGCTGGTCTGGCGGTTCATCCGTTTCCTGGAGTCGAAGCGGCGTCTGGGACTGCTGGGCGACATTTGCCTGGATTTCAAGGAGCAGGAAGAACGGCGGCAGGGCATTTTGCGGGGGCGCTTGACCTCGGCCTTTGCCTTATCGGCCGGGCAAGTGCAGGACATTGCGGTCCAGGCGGGGAGCCGCATCAGCAAACAGTTGATATTGGAGACGGAAGAGAACCCCGAGCTGCTGGGCGGTTGCCGGTTGCAGGTGGGTGATACGGTGTATGATTTCAGCCTGGCGGCGCAATTGCGTATGATCAGGCAAACGATGATGGCCGGATAA
- the atpA gene encoding F0F1 ATP synthase subunit alpha, whose translation MAVDLRPEEIASILRKQISEFDQKVDVSETGTVLSVGDGIAHVDGLSGVMAGELIEFQAGLTGLVLNLEADNVGVAIFGDDRGIKEGDTVRRTGKIASVPVGEAVAGRVVDALGRPIDGGPPIKSTEMRKIEIKAPGIIDRADVREPLQTGIKVIDALTPIGRGQRELIIGDRKTGKTSLAIDTIINQRGENVMCFYVAIGQKRSTVVQVCEKLKKYGAMEYTTVIAATASDPAPMQYLAGYTGCAMAEYFRDSGRHALIIFDDLTKQAQAYRQLSLLLRRPPGREAFPGDIFYLHSRLLERAAKLSPEKGGGSLTALPIVETQASDVSAYIPTNVISITDGQIFLETDAFNAGQRPAINPGISVSRVGGDAQLKAMKQTAGSLRLELAQFRELAGFSQFASDLDASTRKQLDRGRRLMELMKQNVHATIPVAKQVAVIYAGTQGYLDSIPVAKIRTFEAELYEALDRAPSEYLTLFAKEKVMTPGVKAALEAVLKRLSVKTV comes from the coding sequence ATGGCTGTTGATTTAAGACCTGAAGAAATTGCATCTATTCTGAGAAAACAGATCTCGGAGTTTGACCAGAAGGTGGATGTATCCGAAACGGGAACCGTGTTGAGCGTCGGCGATGGCATTGCCCATGTTGACGGATTGTCCGGCGTCATGGCCGGAGAATTGATCGAGTTCCAGGCGGGACTGACCGGGCTGGTGCTCAACCTCGAGGCGGATAATGTCGGGGTGGCCATTTTCGGTGATGACCGTGGAATTAAAGAGGGTGATACCGTCCGCCGGACGGGTAAGATCGCCTCGGTGCCCGTGGGAGAAGCCGTGGCCGGACGCGTCGTGGATGCGTTAGGCCGTCCGATTGACGGGGGGCCGCCGATCAAGAGCACTGAAATGCGTAAAATCGAGATCAAGGCGCCGGGCATTATTGACCGGGCCGACGTACGCGAGCCGCTCCAGACCGGGATCAAGGTCATTGATGCCCTGACGCCCATCGGACGGGGCCAGCGGGAGCTGATCATCGGGGATCGCAAGACCGGTAAAACCTCGCTTGCCATTGACACGATCATCAATCAGCGCGGCGAAAATGTCATGTGCTTCTATGTCGCCATCGGCCAGAAGCGCTCGACGGTGGTGCAGGTCTGTGAAAAGCTGAAGAAATACGGGGCGATGGAGTATACGACCGTGATCGCCGCGACGGCATCGGATCCGGCGCCCATGCAGTACCTGGCCGGGTACACGGGCTGTGCCATGGCGGAGTACTTCCGGGACAGCGGGCGCCATGCGCTGATCATTTTTGACGACTTGACCAAGCAGGCGCAGGCCTATCGCCAGCTGTCCCTGCTGTTGCGCCGGCCTCCGGGCCGTGAGGCGTTTCCCGGTGACATTTTTTATTTGCACAGCCGGTTGTTGGAGCGGGCGGCCAAGTTGAGTCCCGAAAAGGGCGGGGGAAGCCTGACGGCGCTGCCGATCGTGGAGACCCAGGCGAGTGACGTCTCCGCCTATATCCCGACGAACGTGATTTCGATCACGGATGGCCAGATTTTCCTGGAGACGGATGCGTTCAACGCCGGGCAGCGGCCTGCGATCAATCCGGGTATTTCGGTCTCGCGGGTGGGTGGTGACGCCCAGCTCAAAGCCATGAAGCAGACGGCTGGTTCGTTGCGTCTGGAGTTGGCCCAATTCCGTGAATTGGCCGGGTTCTCGCAATTCGCCTCGGACCTGGATGCCTCGACGCGCAAGCAGCTTGACCGCGGGCGCCGGCTCATGGAGCTGATGAAGCAGAATGTTCACGCCACGATTCCTGTGGCAAAACAGGTCGCGGTGATTTATGCCGGGACGCAGGGCTATCTGGATTCGATCCCTGTGGCCAAGATCAGGACCTTTGAGGCCGAGTTATATGAAGCGTTGGATCGCGCCCCGTCTGAATACTTGACCTTGTTTGCCAAGGAAAAAGTCATGACACCTGGAGTGAAGGCGGCACTGGAAGCGGTTTTGAAACGTTTGTCTGTGAAGACGGTTTGA
- the atpG gene encoding ATP synthase F1 subunit gamma — MPTLKEFNVKLTRLRSTRKMTKTMKLVSVNKLRRAQEAEKRVNLISSRVSGILGKMGLCTVCGEHPLVIVRKPVKKVLVLVITSDRGLCGGFNNNLVKTVTPWMKQQVELGREVMVSFCGRRGYTSLKNYVTVERYYEDVMVKPDFMHAHRIAREIQGAFVHKRVDEVYLAYNALHGAQTQQPVVEKIIPMMPATLIEGNGASKSGSWMLEPSAEQVLNALLPRIISLSVYLAMLNSSVGEHSARMKAMEQASSNADSLIRQITLQRNRARQAAITTELTEIVAGAEALK; from the coding sequence ATGCCGACTCTAAAAGAATTCAATGTCAAGCTGACGCGCCTGAGAAGCACGCGGAAAATGACCAAGACCATGAAACTGGTCTCCGTCAACAAACTGCGTCGGGCCCAGGAGGCTGAAAAGCGGGTCAATCTGATCTCAAGCCGGGTATCAGGGATTCTGGGGAAGATGGGACTCTGCACGGTGTGTGGCGAACATCCTCTGGTCATTGTCCGTAAACCGGTCAAAAAAGTCCTGGTTCTGGTGATCACATCCGACCGGGGATTATGCGGCGGGTTCAACAATAACCTGGTCAAGACGGTGACCCCCTGGATGAAGCAGCAGGTGGAGCTGGGGCGTGAGGTCATGGTGAGTTTCTGTGGCCGCCGCGGCTATACCTCATTGAAGAACTACGTGACCGTGGAACGGTATTATGAAGACGTCATGGTGAAGCCCGACTTCATGCATGCCCATCGGATTGCCCGTGAAATCCAGGGGGCCTTTGTGCATAAACGCGTCGATGAAGTCTACCTGGCCTACAATGCGCTGCATGGCGCGCAGACGCAGCAGCCGGTGGTTGAGAAAATCATACCGATGATGCCTGCGACGCTGATTGAGGGGAATGGGGCTTCCAAATCAGGGAGCTGGATGCTGGAGCCGAGTGCGGAACAGGTCCTCAACGCGTTGTTGCCCCGTATCATCAGTTTGAGTGTGTATCTGGCGATGCTCAACAGTTCAGTGGGAGAACATAGTGCCCGCATGAAGGCGATGGAGCAGGCGAGTTCAAATGCCGATAGTTTGATCCGGCAGATTACGCTTCAGCGGAATCGGGCCAGACAGGCGGCGATTACAACGGAATTGACGGAGATTGTGGCCGGCGCTGAGGCGCTGAAATAG
- the atpD gene encoding F0F1 ATP synthase subunit beta — MENTVVNGRVAQVLGPVVDVEFPENQLPFIMTALKVTNPCIDDKPWNLTLEVSQHLGNNLVRAIAMDATDGLVRGMEVRNTGDRITVPVGPGTLGRVMNLLGDPIDDAGPIPCEKRMPIHRAAPLFQDQDTKDSILVTGIKVIDLLAPYKKGGKIGLFGGAGVGKTVLIQELIRNIATEHGGYSVFAGVGERTREGTQLYREMRESGVIKKTSMVFGQMNEPPGARARVALSALTVAEFFRDELRQDVLLFIDNIFRFTQAGSEVSALLGRIPSAVGYQPTLGTDMGDLQERITSTKNGSITSIQAVYVPADDYTDPAPATTFAHLDATTELSRAISELGIYPAVDPLASSSSILAPDIVGEEHYQVARGVQEILQRYKELQDIIAIMGMDELSAEDRLTVERARKVQKFLSQPFFVAEQFTSMAGAYVQIADTVRSFKEILDGKHDQIPEQAFYMVGRIEDVLEKAQKLAGGKA; from the coding sequence ATGGAAAATACGGTTGTTAACGGTAGGGTGGCTCAGGTGCTTGGCCCGGTGGTGGATGTCGAATTTCCCGAAAACCAGCTGCCATTTATCATGACGGCATTGAAGGTGACCAACCCCTGTATTGATGACAAGCCGTGGAACCTGACGCTCGAGGTTTCCCAGCATCTGGGCAACAACCTGGTGCGCGCCATCGCCATGGACGCCACCGACGGGCTGGTCCGCGGGATGGAAGTCCGGAATACCGGGGATCGCATTACCGTTCCGGTGGGGCCGGGGACGCTGGGCCGCGTGATGAATCTGCTGGGGGATCCCATTGATGATGCCGGGCCGATCCCCTGTGAGAAACGCATGCCGATTCACCGTGCGGCTCCGCTGTTCCAGGATCAGGACACCAAGGACAGCATCCTGGTCACGGGTATCAAGGTGATTGACCTGCTGGCACCTTACAAAAAGGGTGGCAAGATTGGATTGTTCGGTGGGGCCGGGGTGGGGAAAACCGTGCTGATTCAGGAATTGATCCGGAATATCGCGACGGAACACGGCGGGTATTCGGTGTTTGCCGGAGTCGGCGAGCGCACGCGTGAGGGCACCCAGCTTTACCGCGAAATGCGGGAATCCGGCGTGATCAAGAAAACATCCATGGTCTTCGGGCAGATGAATGAGCCGCCCGGCGCCCGTGCCCGGGTCGCGCTTTCCGCGCTGACCGTCGCGGAGTTTTTCCGTGATGAACTCCGGCAGGATGTACTGCTGTTCATTGATAATATTTTCCGCTTTACGCAGGCCGGCTCTGAAGTATCCGCTTTGTTGGGCCGCATTCCCTCGGCGGTGGGCTATCAGCCCACGCTGGGAACGGATATGGGCGATTTGCAGGAACGGATTACCTCGACCAAAAACGGGTCCATCACCTCGATCCAGGCGGTGTATGTCCCGGCTGACGATTATACGGATCCCGCACCCGCCACGACCTTTGCGCATCTGGACGCCACTACGGAGTTGTCCCGCGCGATTTCAGAGCTTGGCATTTATCCGGCGGTGGACCCATTGGCGTCCTCCTCCTCGATTTTGGCTCCGGACATCGTCGGTGAGGAGCATTATCAGGTAGCGCGCGGGGTGCAGGAAATCCTGCAGCGCTACAAGGAACTGCAGGACATTATCGCCATCATGGGTATGGATGAGCTTTCCGCGGAAGACCGGTTGACCGTGGAGCGTGCCCGCAAAGTTCAAAAATTCCTGTCTCAGCCGTTTTTCGTGGCGGAGCAGTTTACCAGCATGGCGGGGGCCTATGTGCAGATTGCCGATACCGTCCGGTCGTTCAAGGAAATCCTCGATGGCAAGCATGACCAGATCCCCGAGCAGGCGTTCTATATGGTCGGACGGATTGAGGATGTGCTGGAGAAGGCCCAGAAACTCGCGGGAGGCAAGGCGTGA
- a CDS encoding F0F1 ATP synthase subunit epsilon — translation MTFKVLITTPDKIYYDGLADSMVCPEPEGYFGVLARHAQMVAAVGTGIIKVTLGAETKLIVVDGGVAEVMPEGTSILADYAVVAENPADAEEKLAEAVARQVAPVFLH, via the coding sequence GTGACGTTTAAAGTCCTGATCACTACCCCTGATAAGATTTATTACGATGGTCTGGCGGACAGTATGGTCTGTCCGGAGCCGGAGGGCTACTTCGGGGTTCTGGCGCGGCATGCCCAAATGGTGGCCGCGGTAGGGACGGGCATCATCAAGGTGACTCTGGGGGCCGAGACCAAGCTGATCGTGGTGGATGGCGGGGTGGCGGAAGTGATGCCGGAGGGGACGTCCATTCTGGCCGACTATGCCGTGGTCGCCGAGAATCCGGCTGATGCCGAGGAGAAACTTGCAGAGGCCGTTGCGCGTCAAGTGGCGCCTGTGTTCCTGCATTGA
- a CDS encoding O-acetylhomoserine aminocarboxypropyltransferase/cysteine synthase family protein, whose protein sequence is MSVISNKIETLALHAGQDPDPTTLSRAVPVYRTSSYVFKNAEHAANLFGLKELGNIYTRLMNPTQDVLEKRVAALEGGVAALAVASGTSAIFYAIINICQMGDEFVSAKNLYGGTYTQFNDILPHFGIKCTFVDSRDPANFAKAITPKTKLVYVETIGNPGLDVVDIPAVARIAHEHGLPLVVDSTFSTPFHQRPIEQGADIVVHSLTKWIGGHGAGIGGIVVDSGRFNWKSDKFPAFSQPEPSYHNLRFAYDLGPLEPLAFILRMRLVPLRNLGACIAPDNAWLFLQGLETLPLRMERHSRNAMAVVQYLLKHPSVTWVRYPGLETDPSYPVAKKMLQNGFGGMVVFGVKGGAEAGRRFIDSLQLFSLLANVGDAKSLAIHPASTTHSQLTEAQQIECGIAPELVRLSVGIEHIDDIVADLDQALKASAG, encoded by the coding sequence ATGAGCGTCATCAGCAATAAAATCGAAACGCTGGCCTTGCACGCCGGCCAGGATCCCGATCCGACGACGTTGTCGCGCGCGGTTCCGGTTTACCGGACCAGCTCCTATGTGTTTAAAAACGCGGAACATGCCGCCAACCTGTTCGGTTTGAAGGAACTGGGCAACATCTACACCCGCTTGATGAATCCGACCCAGGATGTGCTCGAGAAACGGGTGGCGGCTTTGGAGGGTGGGGTCGCGGCCCTGGCCGTCGCTTCCGGGACGAGTGCGATCTTCTACGCCATCATTAATATTTGCCAGATGGGTGATGAGTTTGTTTCCGCCAAGAACCTGTATGGCGGGACCTATACCCAGTTCAATGACATCCTGCCGCATTTCGGCATCAAGTGCACCTTCGTGGATTCGCGCGATCCGGCCAATTTCGCCAAAGCGATTACGCCTAAAACCAAACTGGTTTATGTGGAGACCATCGGCAATCCGGGCCTGGATGTGGTGGATATTCCCGCGGTGGCGAGGATTGCGCATGAGCACGGCCTGCCCCTGGTGGTGGACAGCACTTTCAGTACGCCGTTCCACCAGCGTCCGATTGAACAGGGTGCTGATATCGTGGTGCATTCCCTGACCAAGTGGATCGGGGGCCATGGTGCGGGCATTGGCGGGATTGTGGTGGATTCCGGCCGGTTCAACTGGAAGAGTGATAAGTTCCCGGCGTTTTCGCAACCGGAACCCAGCTATCACAACCTGCGATTTGCCTATGACCTCGGGCCGTTGGAGCCCCTGGCGTTTATTCTCCGGATGCGGTTGGTGCCGTTACGGAATTTGGGAGCCTGTATTGCCCCGGATAATGCCTGGTTATTTCTGCAGGGGCTTGAGACGCTTCCGCTCCGGATGGAGCGGCACAGCCGCAATGCCATGGCGGTGGTTCAGTATCTCCTGAAACATCCTTCGGTCACCTGGGTTCGCTATCCCGGTCTTGAGACGGACCCGTCTTATCCGGTGGCTAAAAAAATGCTTCAAAACGGCTTCGGCGGTATGGTGGTCTTTGGTGTCAAAGGAGGCGCAGAGGCCGGCCGGCGGTTCATTGATAGCCTGCAGTTGTTCTCGCTGTTAGCCAATGTGGGGGATGCGAAGAGTCTGGCGATCCATCCGGCTTCGACCACCCATTCACAGCTCACTGAAGCCCAGCAGATTGAGTGCGGCATTGCACCTGAACTCGTCCGGCTTTCCGTCGGGATCGAGCATATTGATGATATTGTAGCGGATCTGGATCAGGCGCTCAAAGCGTCGGCCGGTTGA